One region of Candidatus Paceibacterota bacterium genomic DNA includes:
- a CDS encoding roadblock/LC7 domain-containing protein translates to MKFNIFNPFGNLLRKLVEAPEQAPPVEEPPVAPAPKRSIVMAPRPEPFPSANNRHHQNGRGVELPLQPIFASLPQELQGRLVQPDAGGLTISIPLEKILAQLSRGAVHISFGEIRQAAPDFFTPENDRDRVAVLLPLGEILSRLNPALINRRRTQKQIEVPADIASPFDPGSRSLIYSVGPSKPPSVPAPGPMPPPRQVAVPAPKPAPAPARAGMTFVPPPAPPTATPPLAPATTFTLRTPQEPAPSPTPVVVPAPAAPAPIPFRPAADPNPLLINLTSLAEGWPEAVRQELVQLNLVDARVALPTEIVERALKQGRVVFTWRTLRSWIKPAPLPSLSAHDSAALELPLKVVAPLFLARRQETGKAQQKVDIDKDIPDVFFGFPQPASDLAAAGLGVSTSPPKPQDTNFYVWDDTTDRARVQEDETKRGPTPGTKFVAKYATPNEVVSRAAVLDGVTGVLIALPDGLMVASRLSPDLNGDTLAAFLPQIFGKITQCTKELRMGELNNVGFTVGNVPWKIFRVNAIFFAAFGRPGEPLPTAQLSALAAELDHKPK, encoded by the coding sequence ATGAAGTTCAACATCTTTAATCCCTTCGGCAATCTTCTCCGGAAGCTGGTTGAGGCCCCCGAACAGGCTCCGCCTGTGGAGGAGCCCCCGGTTGCCCCTGCGCCCAAGCGCTCGATCGTCATGGCGCCGCGGCCGGAGCCGTTCCCGTCCGCAAACAACCGCCACCATCAAAACGGCCGCGGAGTAGAACTTCCCTTGCAGCCCATCTTTGCCAGCCTGCCGCAGGAACTGCAGGGCCGGCTGGTGCAACCGGATGCCGGCGGCCTGACGATTTCAATCCCGCTGGAGAAGATCCTCGCTCAGCTCTCGCGCGGAGCGGTGCATATCTCCTTCGGCGAAATCCGGCAGGCGGCGCCCGACTTCTTCACTCCGGAAAATGATCGGGATCGAGTGGCCGTTCTGCTGCCCCTGGGGGAAATCCTCTCCCGGCTGAATCCCGCACTCATAAATCGCCGGCGCACGCAGAAGCAGATTGAAGTCCCTGCTGATATCGCCAGTCCTTTCGACCCGGGCAGCCGCAGTCTCATCTACTCGGTGGGACCGAGCAAACCACCCTCCGTCCCGGCACCTGGTCCCATGCCGCCTCCGCGCCAGGTTGCCGTTCCGGCGCCGAAGCCGGCCCCGGCGCCGGCCCGCGCGGGAATGACGTTCGTTCCCCCGCCCGCGCCCCCGACCGCCACACCGCCCCTGGCTCCCGCGACGACCTTTACCCTGCGCACCCCGCAGGAACCGGCCCCCAGTCCGACGCCCGTGGTTGTCCCTGCCCCCGCGGCCCCGGCGCCGATTCCATTCAGGCCCGCGGCCGATCCCAACCCCCTGTTGATCAACCTGACCTCGCTGGCCGAAGGTTGGCCCGAAGCTGTCCGCCAGGAACTGGTTCAACTGAATCTGGTGGATGCGCGCGTCGCTCTGCCGACTGAAATAGTCGAGCGCGCGCTCAAACAGGGCCGCGTCGTGTTCACCTGGCGAACCTTGCGTTCCTGGATCAAGCCTGCGCCTCTGCCCTCGCTTTCCGCCCATGACAGCGCCGCGCTGGAACTGCCGCTGAAAGTGGTGGCGCCCCTGTTCCTGGCCCGGAGGCAGGAGACCGGCAAAGCTCAGCAGAAGGTTGACATTGACAAGGACATTCCCGATGTGTTCTTCGGATTTCCTCAGCCGGCGTCCGACCTCGCCGCGGCCGGCCTGGGGGTCAGCACGTCGCCCCCCAAGCCGCAGGACACCAACTTCTACGTTTGGGACGACACCACCGACCGGGCGCGAGTCCAAGAGGACGAAACGAAGCGTGGCCCCACCCCAGGAACCAAGTTTGTCGCCAAGTACGCCACCCCCAATGAGGTCGTCTCGCGCGCAGCGGTGCTGGATGGAGTGACCGGCGTGCTCATTGCCCTGCCCGACGGTCTGATGGTGGCCAGCCGGCTGTCGCCCGACCTCAATGGCGATACCCTGGCAGCCTTCCTGCCCCAAATCTTTGGCAAGATCACGCAATGCACCAAGGAACTGCGCATGGGCGAACTCAACAACGTTGGGTTCACGGTCGGCAACGTTCCCTGGAAGATCTTCCGTGTGAACGCCATCTTCTTTGCCGCTTTCGGCCGCCCCGGCGAACCGCTGCCCACCGCGCAATTGTCCGCCCTCGCCGCCGAACTGGACCACAAACCGAAATAA
- a CDS encoding ADP-ribosylation factor-like protein — MAIINQATKELQVKIVYYGPAMGGKTTNLVQVHDHVQTAAGNKGKLVSLATSSDRTLFFDFLPIEAMSIKGFKTKFQLYTVPGQVIYNTTRQLVLRGVDGIIFVADSQYEKMAENVESFANLEDNLKSLRLNFAEIPYVLQYNKRDLPNVAPIQYMEFLLNNRDIQVPSFSATAHKCEGVFEALNMITRMLLHKFVSQGTPQYA, encoded by the coding sequence ATGGCCATCATCAATCAAGCAACCAAAGAACTGCAGGTCAAAATCGTCTATTACGGCCCCGCCATGGGCGGCAAGACGACCAACCTCGTCCAGGTCCACGACCACGTGCAGACCGCGGCCGGCAACAAAGGCAAGCTCGTCTCCCTGGCGACCAGCTCCGACCGCACCCTCTTCTTCGACTTCCTGCCGATCGAAGCCATGTCCATCAAAGGCTTCAAGACCAAGTTCCAGCTCTACACGGTCCCCGGCCAGGTCATCTACAACACCACCCGCCAGCTGGTGCTGCGTGGTGTGGACGGCATCATCTTCGTCGCCGATTCCCAATACGAGAAGATGGCCGAAAACGTGGAGAGCTTCGCCAACCTGGAAGACAACCTCAAGTCCCTGCGGCTCAACTTCGCCGAAATCCCCTACGTTCTCCAGTACAATAAGCGCGACCTCCCCAACGTTGCCCCCATCCAGTACATGGAGTTCCTCCTGAACAACCGGGACATCCAGGTCCCCTCCTTCAGCGCCACCGCGCACAAATGCGAAGGCGTCTTCGAGGCGCTCAACATGATCACCCGCATGTTGCTGCACAAATTTGTCAGCCAGGGAACTCCGCAGTACGCATGA
- a CDS encoding roadblock/LC7 domain-containing protein translates to MASLPQLIEEDIERLDDELRELLGKSDATTALIIDKGGFLIASQGDARQFDVTTIAALASGAYMATQTIAGLVHEPNFNSVYQQGEKFSMFVVCVDENCLLLVVFKAQVSVGAVKYFAAPAVKRIALQLQLAQERNPEGGLDLSELNLADPSDVFKRKA, encoded by the coding sequence ATGGCTTCGCTGCCTCAACTCATCGAGGAAGACATCGAGCGGCTCGACGACGAGCTGCGCGAACTGCTCGGCAAGAGCGACGCTACCACCGCGCTGATTATCGACAAAGGCGGCTTCCTGATCGCCAGCCAGGGCGACGCAAGGCAGTTTGACGTCACCACCATCGCCGCGCTGGCGTCCGGAGCCTACATGGCCACGCAAACCATTGCCGGGCTCGTCCACGAACCCAACTTCAACAGCGTCTATCAGCAGGGCGAAAAATTCAGCATGTTCGTCGTCTGCGTGGATGAGAACTGCCTCCTGCTTGTGGTCTTCAAAGCCCAGGTCAGCGTTGGCGCCGTGAAATACTTTGCCGCCCCCGCTGTGAAACGCATCGCCCTCCAATTGCAGCTTGCCCAGGAGCGCAACCCGGAAGGCGGGCTCGACCTCTCCGAACTCAATCTGGCCGACCCCAGCGACGTCTTTAAGCGCAAGGCCTGA
- a CDS encoding DUF308 domain-containing protein, producing the protein MKTKSPARTRRAADKVQASERERRINAGWLRLWKTVYPSIPPPVEVPKPARGDSREARRESKVRRSPAERPAAMGYLSRFLCAGFALTLLAAGCASRPLKGGKAVLTRKPAGLIEQTLVQSENPAQSTKQDQASVKVRSYTVPAGSRWEAPPLETPAPGVALTNVQAVVLSAPMPVVEREESRARTELGAAQKDTAREMGAKLASLKGIVWVGAALFVAGLASLVWPPLKAVVASVTTSAALMLGGLALMVLPTMVAGNEPLILGVVALAVGGWALAHRHGCLRGMVAATGTARTTAPRSGDGAAATPGTGTANS; encoded by the coding sequence ATGAAAACAAAATCGCCAGCACGAACACGCCGGGCCGCGGACAAAGTCCAAGCGTCGGAGCGGGAACGACGGATCAACGCCGGGTGGCTCCGGCTCTGGAAAACCGTCTATCCCAGCATCCCGCCGCCCGTGGAAGTCCCAAAGCCGGCCCGCGGCGACAGCCGCGAAGCGCGGCGAGAGTCCAAGGTTCGGCGTTCGCCGGCAGAGCGCCCGGCCGCCATGGGTTACCTCTCACGATTCCTGTGCGCCGGGTTCGCCCTGACGCTCCTGGCCGCCGGTTGTGCCAGCCGCCCGCTCAAGGGCGGCAAAGCCGTCCTGACCCGGAAACCCGCGGGCCTTATCGAGCAGACGCTGGTGCAGTCCGAAAACCCGGCTCAGTCCACAAAGCAGGACCAGGCAAGCGTCAAGGTGCGGTCCTACACCGTGCCTGCGGGCTCGCGGTGGGAGGCGCCGCCCCTGGAGACGCCCGCGCCGGGCGTTGCCCTCACAAACGTCCAGGCCGTGGTGTTGAGCGCGCCGATGCCGGTGGTCGAGCGGGAGGAATCCCGCGCCCGCACGGAACTGGGCGCCGCGCAGAAAGACACCGCCCGGGAAATGGGCGCCAAGCTCGCCAGTCTCAAGGGCATTGTTTGGGTCGGGGCGGCACTCTTCGTGGCGGGCCTGGCGTCGCTCGTCTGGCCGCCGCTCAAGGCAGTCGTCGCCAGCGTGACGACCAGCGCGGCGCTGATGCTGGGCGGCCTGGCGCTCATGGTTCTGCCCACAATGGTGGCCGGCAATGAGCCGCTGATCCTGGGTGTGGTCGCCCTGGCCGTCGGCGGCTGGGCGCTGGCCCATCGTCACGGCTGCCTGCGGGGCATGGTGGCCGCCACCGGCACGGCGCGAACCACTGCTCCGCGCTCCGGGGATGGGGCTGCCGCAACGCCCGGCACCGGCACCGCGAACTCCTAA
- a CDS encoding GntR family transcriptional regulator — MAPDKYSPPKYFQIRRKIVGAIQRGELAPGAPVASENEIIARYRVSNTTARKVLHELEKEGWVTRVKGKGTFVRDFPVLRAINRIFGFTRNMIEAGRKPATRLVGFHLREGNHTQTINGRQFTLKGPFCEIERLRLADGIPMMQETRYISLTLCPDIQRRNLEQSLYEVFAKHYGIHLTEINQMLSAVVLDGEWLKVFRVERPIPAFRVEGASFCAKDMIVEMENAVYRGDMYRFAAKAVR; from the coding sequence GTGGCTCCGGATAAATACAGTCCACCCAAGTACTTTCAAATCCGCCGCAAGATCGTCGGCGCCATACAACGGGGCGAGCTGGCGCCCGGCGCGCCCGTGGCCTCGGAGAACGAGATCATCGCGCGCTATCGCGTCAGCAACACGACCGCGCGCAAGGTCCTGCACGAGCTGGAGAAGGAAGGCTGGGTTACCCGCGTCAAAGGCAAGGGCACCTTCGTTCGCGATTTCCCGGTGCTGCGCGCCATCAACCGCATATTCGGGTTCACGCGGAACATGATCGAGGCCGGGCGCAAGCCGGCGACCAGGCTTGTTGGCTTCCACCTGCGCGAAGGGAACCATACGCAGACCATCAATGGGCGCCAGTTCACCCTCAAAGGGCCGTTCTGTGAGATCGAGCGCCTCCGGTTGGCGGATGGCATCCCCATGATGCAGGAGACGCGTTACATCTCACTGACCCTCTGCCCCGATATCCAGCGCCGCAACCTGGAGCAGTCGCTCTACGAGGTCTTCGCGAAGCATTACGGCATCCACCTGACGGAGATCAACCAGATGCTCAGCGCCGTGGTGCTGGATGGCGAATGGCTCAAGGTCTTCCGGGTGGAACGGCCCATTCCCGCGTTCCGGGTTGAAGGGGCCTCATTCTGCGCCAAGGACATGATTGTCGAGATGGAGAACGCCGTATATCGGGGCGACATGTACCGCTTCGCCGCCAAGGCTGTGCGGTAA
- a CDS encoding ATP-dependent DNA helicase, whose protein sequence is MISTIEPQPAGSGIDLVQQTAEIFSPNGILSRSRNFEFRPQQQEMAVAVAQALEKGEHLAVEAGTGVGKSLAYLVPAILYAVAHRKKAVVCTHTINLQEQLTEKDLPMLEQILPVKFSFTMLKGRANYLCTRRLHKAIQQAGNLFTSSESEELRRIHEWSRTTTDGSLSDFEVEPDPKVWDQVCSERGLCAPKLCGYPSDFGKEHGICFFQRARNRILSSDVVVLNHTLFFTLLGGLEEEMEGGILFRNDFVIFDEAHHMEHVASRHIGLSVSSGQVRYALHRLWNPRTEKGLLATLRKGAAVKLVADLLKAADGFFAHVESACDELQQEARKRSFGGGAAALSRRREWSELRIRQPELVQDSVTLPIQRVREAVSELIKLSEDKEIGDELMECNRRLAELREAIAVFLNQSAQDSVYWVERGGRAQKALALNAAPIDVADYLRRRLFDSDTSIIMTSATLATKVGQASRLPAPAETPIPKKAGGTPALLFAPFDPEAPVGIYSRHLPHWRQEGCTYFVTFRLGDSIPQDKARQWEAELDDWHRRNPEPHSREQRADYHARFTERFHQWLDAGHGACWLRDPDRAAVVEQALRCFEGERYVLRGYVVMPNHVHVLVQPVQGHLLKDILHSWKSFTAHKLNEVLGRKGKVWQDESFDCIVRNPAQLEKYAVYIQQNPAKAGLSAGEYRLSVGQASRLPIRTSKSGLVKEQEAGGTPALLYFAHRVGAEAATLLQVGTPFDYERQMKLYVVGKMPDPRADGYRDALIHWIEHFVKLTHGKAFVLFTNFKLMQEVAELMQPFFDRVGIACFVQGTGTPRSVMLERFKDDVDSVLFGTDSFWQGVDVPGEALSNVIITRLPFAVPDHPLIEARIEAIEARGGDSFREFSLPEAILKFRQGVGRLIRTRTDQGIIVALDNRILTKQYGQAFVAALPKCPVEVV, encoded by the coding sequence ATGATCAGCACCATTGAGCCCCAGCCGGCCGGGTCCGGCATTGACCTCGTCCAGCAGACCGCTGAGATATTCTCGCCCAACGGCATCCTGTCCCGGTCCCGGAACTTCGAGTTTCGCCCGCAGCAGCAGGAAATGGCGGTGGCCGTGGCGCAGGCATTGGAAAAGGGCGAGCACCTGGCGGTCGAGGCCGGCACGGGTGTCGGCAAGAGCCTGGCTTACCTGGTGCCGGCGATCCTGTATGCCGTGGCGCACCGGAAGAAGGCGGTGGTCTGCACACACACTATTAACCTGCAAGAGCAACTCACGGAGAAAGACCTGCCCATGCTCGAGCAGATTCTCCCGGTGAAATTCAGCTTCACGATGCTGAAAGGGCGGGCCAATTACCTCTGCACCCGGCGCCTCCACAAAGCCATCCAGCAGGCCGGCAACCTTTTCACCTCGTCAGAGAGTGAGGAGCTGCGGCGGATTCACGAATGGTCCAGGACCACCACCGACGGCAGCCTCTCGGACTTCGAGGTGGAGCCCGATCCGAAGGTGTGGGACCAGGTCTGTTCCGAGCGCGGCCTGTGCGCGCCCAAGCTCTGCGGGTATCCGTCCGATTTCGGGAAGGAACACGGCATTTGCTTCTTCCAGCGCGCGCGCAACCGCATCCTCTCCTCGGACGTGGTCGTGCTCAACCACACCCTGTTCTTCACGCTGCTCGGGGGCCTGGAGGAGGAAATGGAGGGCGGCATTCTGTTTCGCAATGACTTCGTCATCTTCGACGAGGCGCACCACATGGAGCATGTGGCCTCCCGGCACATCGGGCTGAGTGTGTCCAGCGGCCAGGTCCGTTATGCCTTGCACCGCCTTTGGAATCCCCGCACCGAGAAGGGTCTCCTCGCCACCTTGCGCAAGGGCGCCGCGGTCAAGCTCGTCGCCGACCTCCTCAAGGCGGCCGACGGCTTTTTCGCCCACGTGGAAAGCGCCTGCGACGAGCTGCAGCAGGAGGCCAGGAAGCGCAGCTTCGGCGGCGGGGCGGCGGCGCTCTCGCGCCGGCGGGAGTGGAGCGAGCTGCGGATCCGCCAGCCTGAGCTGGTGCAGGACAGCGTCACCCTCCCCATCCAGCGCGTGCGCGAGGCGGTCAGCGAGCTGATCAAGCTCAGCGAGGACAAGGAGATCGGGGATGAGCTCATGGAATGCAACCGCCGGCTGGCGGAGCTGCGCGAAGCCATAGCGGTGTTTCTCAACCAGAGCGCCCAGGACTCTGTGTATTGGGTCGAGCGCGGCGGGCGGGCGCAAAAGGCGTTGGCGCTGAATGCCGCACCGATTGACGTGGCCGATTACCTGCGCCGCCGCCTTTTTGACAGCGACACGTCCATCATCATGACCAGCGCCACCTTGGCGACTAAAGTAGGGCAGGCGTCCCGCCTGCCTGCACCAGCGGAGACGCCCATCCCGAAGAAGGCAGGCGGGACGCCTGCCCTACTTTTCGCTCCGTTCGACCCTGAAGCCCCGGTCGGAATCTACTCGCGGCACCTTCCACACTGGCGGCAGGAGGGATGCACTTACTTTGTCACCTTCAGGCTGGGCGACTCGATCCCACAGGACAAAGCGCGCCAATGGGAGGCGGAACTCGACGATTGGCATCGCCGCAATCCTGAACCGCATAGCCGGGAGCAGCGGGCCGATTACCACGCGCGCTTCACTGAACGCTTCCACCAGTGGCTCGACGCCGGGCACGGCGCCTGTTGGCTGCGCGACCCGGACCGAGCGGCAGTAGTTGAGCAAGCGCTGCGCTGCTTTGAAGGCGAGCGCTACGTCCTGCGAGGCTACGTCGTCATGCCCAACCATGTGCACGTGCTGGTCCAGCCGGTGCAAGGCCATCTCCTGAAGGATATCCTGCACTCCTGGAAATCATTTACGGCTCACAAGCTGAATGAGGTCCTTGGGCGCAAAGGCAAAGTCTGGCAAGACGAATCCTTCGACTGCATCGTCCGCAATCCGGCCCAACTGGAGAAGTATGCTGTTTACATCCAGCAGAATCCCGCCAAAGCGGGTCTGAGCGCCGGCGAATACCGACTGAGCGTAGGGCAGGCGTCCCGCCTGCCCATCAGAACTTCAAAGTCAGGGCTCGTGAAGGAACAGGAGGCAGGCGGGACGCCTGCCCTACTCTACTTCGCCCATCGCGTCGGCGCCGAAGCCGCCACCCTGCTCCAGGTTGGCACGCCCTTCGATTACGAGCGCCAGATGAAGCTCTACGTGGTCGGCAAGATGCCCGACCCGCGCGCCGACGGCTACCGCGACGCCCTGATCCACTGGATCGAGCATTTCGTCAAGCTCACCCACGGCAAGGCCTTCGTCCTGTTCACCAACTTCAAGCTCATGCAGGAAGTCGCCGAGCTGATGCAGCCGTTCTTCGACCGGGTTGGCATCGCCTGCTTTGTCCAGGGCACGGGCACCCCGCGCTCGGTCATGCTGGAGAGGTTCAAGGATGATGTGGACTCCGTGCTCTTCGGCACGGACAGCTTCTGGCAGGGCGTGGACGTGCCGGGCGAGGCCTTGTCGAATGTCATCATCACCCGCCTGCCCTTCGCGGTGCCGGACCATCCGCTGATCGAAGCGCGGATCGAGGCCATCGAAGCCCGCGGGGGCGATTCCTTCCGCGAGTTCTCGCTGCCGGAGGCCATTCTCAAGTTTCGCCAGGGCGTCGGCCGCCTCATTCGCACCAGGACCGACCAGGGAATCATTGTGGCCCTCGATAACCGCATCCTCACCAAGCAATACGGCCAGGCCTTCGTGGCCGCGCTGCCCAAGTGCCCCGTGGAGGTCGTGTAA
- a CDS encoding DapH/DapD/GlmU-related protein: MFKPADLFDLTQTAHAAVFDGCEYAWDALKRIQAYLEANLCPGLHHRSVGTAHIGEQVFIGEGTLVESGAMIRGPAVIGRNCQIRHNAYIREQVIIGDNCIVGNACEVKNSLLFNDVVAPHFNYIGDSILGYRAHLGAGVAISNVKLVSENVTVDINGRPYDTGLRKFGALVGDRTDIGCNAVLNPGSIIGRGSVIYPNTSWRGILPANMIVKNQAPQEVVVRRPR, from the coding sequence ATGTTCAAGCCAGCGGACTTGTTCGACCTCACCCAGACGGCGCATGCGGCCGTCTTCGACGGGTGCGAATATGCCTGGGACGCGCTGAAGCGTATTCAGGCTTACCTGGAGGCGAACCTTTGTCCCGGTTTGCACCATCGCTCGGTTGGGACGGCCCATATTGGCGAGCAGGTGTTCATTGGCGAAGGCACGCTGGTGGAGTCCGGCGCCATGATCAGAGGGCCGGCCGTTATTGGGCGCAACTGCCAAATCCGCCACAACGCTTATATCCGCGAGCAGGTGATCATCGGGGACAACTGTATCGTGGGCAATGCCTGCGAGGTGAAGAACTCCCTCCTGTTCAACGACGTAGTCGCTCCGCATTTCAACTATATCGGCGACTCCATCCTCGGTTACCGGGCTCATTTGGGCGCCGGAGTGGCCATTTCCAACGTCAAACTCGTGTCCGAGAACGTTACCGTGGACATAAATGGCCGCCCTTATGACACCGGCTTGCGCAAGTTCGGCGCGTTGGTGGGCGACCGCACCGACATCGGCTGCAACGCTGTGCTTAATCCCGGCAGCATCATCGGCCGCGGCTCGGTCATCTATCCGAACACCAGTTGGCGCGGCATCCTGCCGGCCAACATGATCGTGAAGAACCAGGCGCCGCAGGAAGTGGTGGTGCGCCGGCCACGGTAG
- the dnaN gene encoding DNA polymerase III subunit beta yields the protein MNLTISKEQIINGLQAVQNVVSTRTTLPILSNVLLRAEGERLEFTATDLDVTVACSVEAKVKKTGASTVPVKKLFGIVRELTNMEIDLEVDEKNICTIRSGPSFYKINGLNADEFPPLPKFKEDKKVVLPQETLKAMMRKTSFAISYDESRYVLNGIYLSLKDHKMTMVATDGRRLALVDEDLDVGEKSQGEFIVPAKTVNELNRLLQEKGDAEIRYAENQASFSLKDEKGAAILIISKLIEGNYPNYRQVIPAATKERVSLAREEFLHALRRAEIMTSEKSNSVKLSFGKNKLEITANSPEVGEAKETLAINYKGPEMAIAFNPKYLIDPLNALPNDEIFLELIDELSPGVVKINGPFLYVVMPMRLS from the coding sequence ATGAATCTAACGATCTCGAAGGAGCAAATCATTAACGGGCTGCAGGCCGTGCAGAACGTGGTGAGCACGCGCACCACGCTCCCGATACTGTCCAACGTGCTGTTGCGAGCCGAGGGCGAACGGCTGGAGTTCACTGCGACCGATCTGGATGTGACTGTCGCTTGCAGCGTCGAAGCCAAGGTGAAGAAGACAGGGGCTTCAACGGTTCCGGTTAAGAAGCTCTTTGGCATTGTGCGCGAATTGACCAACATGGAGATTGACCTGGAGGTGGACGAGAAGAACATCTGCACCATCCGGTCCGGCCCGTCATTCTACAAGATCAACGGCCTCAACGCGGACGAATTCCCGCCGCTGCCAAAGTTCAAGGAGGACAAAAAGGTCGTTTTGCCCCAGGAAACGCTCAAAGCCATGATGCGCAAGACCTCCTTTGCCATCTCCTATGACGAATCACGTTACGTCCTGAACGGCATTTACCTGAGTTTGAAGGACCACAAGATGACCATGGTGGCGACCGATGGGCGGCGCCTCGCCCTGGTTGACGAAGACCTGGATGTCGGGGAAAAAAGCCAAGGCGAGTTCATTGTCCCGGCCAAGACCGTCAACGAGCTGAACCGCCTGCTGCAGGAGAAGGGCGACGCTGAGATCCGCTACGCGGAGAACCAAGCCTCATTCAGCCTGAAAGATGAGAAAGGCGCCGCAATTCTGATTATCTCCAAGCTGATTGAGGGCAATTACCCCAACTACCGGCAGGTTATTCCGGCGGCAACCAAGGAGCGGGTGTCGCTGGCGCGGGAGGAATTCCTGCACGCGTTGCGGCGGGCCGAGATCATGACCAGCGAGAAGTCCAACTCGGTCAAATTGAGTTTCGGGAAGAACAAGCTGGAAATCACGGCCAATTCACCGGAAGTGGGCGAGGCCAAGGAGACCCTGGCGATCAACTACAAGGGACCGGAGATGGCCATTGCGTTCAATCCCAAATACCTCATTGACCCGCTGAACGCCTTGCCTAACGACGAGATCTTCCTGGAGCTCATTGACGAGCTCAGCCCGGGCGTGGTCAAAATCAACGGCCCCTTCCTCTACGTCGTGATGCCGATGCGGTTAAGCTGA
- a CDS encoding PEP-CTERM sorting domain-containing protein, with protein sequence MKKILCSCCVLLTVNVAVQATPVFSDTFSFPDGALLGQGGWTITGTSVVNPIQVSSGQVPLTTNGQDAYSALPGGITTLADGENFYIGLSLNVSAAQATGDYFLHFTPTVGNTSLFFDRLFVKSSGSGYVLGWVETSGTGGTPVYGTTELSFNAPYRVVMAYHNVAGALNDTGALYVNPFSDLAVELNNTAYVTKNWTTVSPENENIAALNLRQGTAGNAPTLTLDDLNASKTFSEVTTFTPVPEPTSLSLMGGFALLASAVLRRRK encoded by the coding sequence ATGAAGAAAATCCTTTGCTCTTGCTGTGTATTGCTGACAGTGAATGTTGCTGTCCAAGCAACGCCCGTTTTCTCGGACACTTTTAGCTTCCCTGATGGTGCTCTGCTCGGCCAGGGGGGCTGGACGATAACCGGCACTTCAGTCGTAAATCCGATACAGGTTTCCTCAGGTCAGGTGCCATTAACTACGAACGGACAGGATGCTTACTCAGCGCTCCCTGGTGGTATAACAACGCTTGCCGACGGAGAGAACTTTTACATCGGTCTGTCGCTCAACGTTTCAGCCGCCCAGGCCACAGGTGACTATTTCCTGCATTTTACACCGACCGTTGGAAATACCAGCTTGTTCTTTGATCGCCTCTTCGTGAAGTCTTCCGGCTCAGGATATGTCCTTGGCTGGGTGGAAACCTCTGGCACAGGTGGGACTCCCGTCTACGGAACGACCGAGTTGAGCTTTAACGCTCCTTACCGTGTGGTTATGGCATATCACAATGTCGCTGGTGCCCTAAACGATACGGGTGCTTTATATGTGAATCCCTTCAGTGACCTAGCCGTGGAACTCAACAACACTGCATACGTGACCAAGAACTGGACTACCGTCTCACCAGAGAATGAGAACATTGCTGCCCTCAATTTACGTCAAGGAACCGCGGGGAATGCTCCAACGCTGACGCTTGACGACCTCAATGCGAGCAAGACGTTTTCGGAGGTGACCACCTTTACCCCAGTCCCCGAACCGACAAGCCTTTCGCTGATGGGCGGCTTTGCTTTGCTGGCTTCAGCCGTTCTCCGCCGCCGCAAGTAG